A single window of Streptomyces xanthii DNA harbors:
- a CDS encoding ATP-dependent DNA helicase, whose protein sequence is MTTRLTDPEQLKELLGIPFTPEQTACITAPPAPQVIVAGAGSGKTTVMAARVVWLVGTGQVAPEQVLGLTFTNKAAGELAERVRKALIKAGVTDPDVIDPDNPPGEPVISTYHAFAGRLLTDHGLRIGLEPTTRLLADATRFQLAARVLREAPGPYPALTRSFADLVSDLLALDGELAEHLVTPERLRAHDRELLRSLEDVKLTNGDLRKVPEAAAARLELAELVGHYRAAKRARDVLDFGDQIALSATLAGTRPEVGEILRDEFRVVLLDEYQDTSVAQRLLLAGLFGGGTGHAVTAVGDPCQAIYGWRGASVANLDDFPQHFAYADGSPATRFALSENRRSGGRLLDLANGLAEPLRAMHAGVEALRPAPDAEGAGAVHCALLRTHQEEIDWIADSVDRLVRADKEPGDIAVLCRTASDFAEIQGALVARDIPVEVVGLSGLLHLPEVADLVAVCEVLQDPGANASLVRLLTGPRWRIGPRDLALLGRRARLLVSHSRAGAEDDPDRRLAEAVEGVDPSEVISLADALDTFLETSAEADGDDDGLPFSADARVRFARLAAELRDLRRSLSDPLMDVLHRVLAVTGLEVELSASPHALAARRRETLSNFLDVAASFAADDGSATLLAFLGFLRTAAQYEKGLDNALPGGENTVKVLTAHKSKGLEWDVVVVPGLVNGTFPSGQGREKWTAQGRVLPHALRGDAATLPDIETWDAKGMKAFHADMKDHQHIEELRLGYVTFTRPRSLLLGSGHWWGPSQKRKRGPSDFLHALYDHCAAGYGEIEAWADEPADDEENPALQEAASEHAWPLPLDDASLARRRAAADTVLAHLERATASQGAHSAGEEEPPFEDPDWPPPPADDELDDALPPYEDEAFPFDDDADDTDDAIDWDSLTAERPALPHPTPHPDPATPTRVPARHAPVVPHPAAAPELELTPEEARTIASWDRDLDALAGELLRARAGVREVPVPHSLTASQLMRMAADPDAFAQELARPMPHPPQPAARRGTRFHAWIESRFEALRLPMIEPEELPGSDAEIADERDLETLKDAFERTPYAHRTPYRVELPFQLAVAGRVVRGRIDAVYKTGDGETATYEIVDWKTGHRQNGDPLQLAVYRLAWAEQQGVPLEAVDAAFLYVRSGETVRPRRLPGRAELERLLTQEPQAVEEPPDERTRVGD, encoded by the coding sequence GTGACCACACGCCTCACCGATCCCGAGCAGCTCAAGGAGCTGCTCGGCATCCCTTTCACCCCGGAGCAGACGGCCTGCATCACGGCGCCGCCGGCCCCGCAGGTGATCGTGGCCGGAGCCGGTTCCGGCAAGACGACGGTGATGGCCGCGCGCGTGGTCTGGCTGGTCGGCACCGGGCAGGTCGCGCCCGAGCAGGTCCTCGGCCTCACGTTCACGAACAAGGCGGCGGGCGAGCTCGCCGAGCGCGTCCGCAAGGCACTGATCAAGGCGGGCGTCACCGACCCGGACGTCATCGACCCGGACAACCCTCCGGGCGAGCCCGTGATCTCCACCTACCACGCGTTCGCCGGCCGCCTCCTGACCGACCACGGCCTGCGCATCGGGCTGGAGCCGACCACACGGCTGCTCGCCGACGCGACCCGCTTCCAGCTCGCCGCGCGCGTGCTGCGCGAGGCGCCGGGCCCGTACCCCGCCCTCACCCGCTCCTTCGCCGACCTCGTCAGCGATCTGCTCGCCCTGGACGGAGAGCTGGCCGAGCACCTCGTCACCCCCGAGCGGCTGCGCGCCCACGACCGGGAGCTCCTGCGCTCCCTGGAAGACGTCAAGCTGACCAACGGGGACCTGCGCAAGGTCCCCGAGGCCGCCGCCGCCCGCCTGGAGCTGGCCGAGCTCGTCGGCCACTACAGGGCGGCCAAGCGCGCCCGTGACGTCCTCGACTTCGGCGACCAGATCGCCCTGTCCGCGACCCTCGCCGGCACCCGCCCCGAGGTCGGCGAGATCCTCCGCGACGAGTTCCGCGTCGTGCTCCTGGACGAGTACCAGGACACCTCGGTCGCCCAGCGGCTGCTGCTCGCCGGACTGTTCGGCGGCGGCACCGGCCACGCCGTCACCGCCGTCGGCGACCCCTGCCAGGCCATCTACGGCTGGCGCGGCGCCTCTGTCGCCAACCTCGACGACTTCCCGCAGCACTTCGCGTACGCCGACGGCAGCCCGGCCACCCGCTTCGCCCTGAGCGAGAACCGCCGCAGCGGCGGCCGCCTCCTCGACCTGGCGAACGGTCTGGCCGAGCCGCTGCGCGCCATGCACGCGGGCGTGGAGGCCCTGCGCCCGGCACCCGACGCCGAGGGCGCGGGCGCCGTGCACTGCGCCCTGCTGCGCACGCACCAGGAGGAGATCGACTGGATCGCCGACTCCGTCGACCGGCTCGTGCGCGCCGACAAGGAGCCGGGCGACATCGCTGTCCTGTGCCGTACCGCGTCCGACTTCGCCGAGATCCAGGGCGCGCTCGTCGCCCGCGACATCCCCGTCGAGGTCGTCGGCCTCTCCGGCCTCCTCCACCTGCCCGAGGTCGCTGACCTCGTCGCCGTCTGCGAGGTCCTCCAGGACCCGGGGGCGAACGCGTCGCTGGTCCGCCTGCTGACCGGCCCCCGCTGGCGGATCGGCCCCCGCGACCTCGCCCTCCTGGGCCGCCGGGCCCGCCTCCTGGTCTCCCACTCGCGCGCAGGCGCCGAGGACGACCCGGACCGCCGCCTCGCCGAGGCCGTCGAGGGGGTCGACCCCTCCGAGGTGATATCGCTGGCGGACGCGCTCGACACGTTCCTGGAGACCTCCGCGGAGGCCGACGGGGACGACGACGGGCTGCCGTTCTCCGCCGACGCGCGCGTGCGCTTCGCCCGCCTCGCCGCCGAACTGCGCGACCTGCGCCGCTCACTGTCCGACCCGCTCATGGACGTCCTGCACCGCGTCCTGGCCGTCACCGGACTGGAGGTCGAACTCTCCGCGTCCCCGCACGCCCTGGCGGCCCGCCGCCGCGAGACGCTGTCGAACTTCCTGGACGTCGCCGCCTCCTTCGCCGCCGACGACGGCTCCGCGACCCTGCTCGCCTTCCTCGGCTTCCTGCGCACCGCCGCCCAGTACGAGAAGGGCCTCGACAACGCGCTGCCGGGCGGCGAGAACACGGTGAAGGTCCTCACCGCCCACAAGTCGAAGGGCCTCGAATGGGACGTGGTCGTCGTCCCCGGCCTCGTCAACGGCACCTTCCCCAGCGGCCAGGGCCGCGAGAAGTGGACCGCCCAGGGCCGCGTCCTGCCCCATGCGCTGCGCGGCGACGCCGCCACGCTGCCCGACATCGAGACGTGGGACGCCAAGGGCATGAAGGCCTTCCACGCCGACATGAAGGACCACCAGCACATCGAGGAACTGCGCCTCGGATACGTCACGTTCACCCGCCCCCGCTCGCTGCTCCTCGGCTCCGGGCACTGGTGGGGCCCCTCCCAGAAGCGCAAGCGCGGCCCCTCCGACTTCCTCCACGCCCTGTACGACCACTGCGCCGCCGGGTACGGCGAGATCGAGGCCTGGGCGGACGAGCCGGCCGACGACGAGGAGAACCCGGCCCTCCAGGAGGCGGCGAGCGAGCACGCCTGGCCGCTGCCGCTGGACGACGCGTCCCTGGCCCGCCGCCGGGCCGCGGCCGACACGGTCCTCGCCCACCTGGAGCGCGCCACGGCCTCACAGGGCGCGCACTCCGCCGGCGAGGAGGAGCCGCCCTTCGAGGACCCGGACTGGCCGCCCCCGCCCGCCGACGACGAGCTCGACGACGCCCTGCCGCCCTACGAGGACGAGGCGTTCCCGTTCGATGACGACGCCGACGACACCGACGACGCGATCGACTGGGACAGCCTGACCGCCGAACGGCCCGCGCTCCCGCACCCCACGCCCCACCCGGACCCGGCCACGCCCACGCGCGTGCCCGCCCGGCACGCCCCCGTGGTGCCGCACCCCGCCGCCGCCCCGGAGCTCGAGCTCACCCCGGAGGAGGCCCGCACGATCGCCTCCTGGGACCGCGACCTCGACGCCCTCGCCGGCGAGCTGCTGCGCGCCCGCGCCGGCGTGCGCGAGGTACCCGTGCCGCACTCCCTCACCGCATCCCAGCTGATGCGCATGGCGGCCGACCCGGACGCCTTCGCCCAGGAGCTGGCCCGCCCGATGCCGCACCCGCCCCAGCCGGCCGCGCGCCGGGGCACCCGCTTCCACGCCTGGATCGAGTCCCGCTTCGAAGCACTGCGGCTGCCCATGATCGAGCCGGAGGAGCTGCCCGGCAGCGACGCCGAGATCGCCGACGAGCGCGACCTGGAGACGCTCAAGGACGCCTTCGAGCGCACCCCGTACGCGCACCGCACGCCCTACCGGGTCGAGCTGCCCTTCCAGCTGGCCGTCGCGGGCCGCGTCGTCCGGGGCCGCATCGACGCCGTCTACAAGACGGGCGACGGCGAGACGGCCACGTACGAGATCGTCGACTGGAAGACCGGCCACCGGCAGAACGGGGACCCGCTGCAGCTCGCCGTCTACCGGCTCGCGTGGGCCGAGCAGCAGGGCGTGCCCCTGGAGGCGGTCGACGCCGCCTTCCTGTACGTGCGCAGCGGGGAGACCGTACGGCCGCGGCGGCTGCCCGGCCGGGCCGAGCTGGAGCGGCTCCTCACCCAGGAACCGCAGGCCGTCGAGGAGCCGCCCGACGAGCGCACTCGGGTGGGGGATTAG